The Caretta caretta isolate rCarCar2 chromosome 5, rCarCar1.hap1, whole genome shotgun sequence genome contains a region encoding:
- the AGXT2 gene encoding alanine--glyoxylate aminotransferase 2, mitochondrial isoform X1: MARALGRLGPLWAGGRRRHPGSDTLRQQELKSSFSMQAKMPPCDFSPGKYESYPYERMLKIRKQNLSPSLVTYYKKPLLLHQGHMQWLFDYEGRRYLDLFAGIVTVSVGHCHPKITAAAQKQLGHLWHTTNIYMHPSIQEYVEKLTALLPDPLKVVYLTNSGSEANDLAMFMARLYTRNFDLICFRGGYHGGSPYALGLTSIGSYKHGVANGFGCQTTMLPDVFRGPWGGSYCRDSLVQTIRKCSCSQGCCEANDQYVEQFKDTLSTCVTKAIAGFIAEPIQGVNGAVQYPKRFLKEAFQLVRERGGICIADEVQTGFGRTGSHFWGFQTHGVVPDVVTMAKGIGNGFPMAAVVTTPEIANSLAQNLHFNTFGGNPLACVVGSAVLDAIAEDGLQKNSEEVGTYMLLEFAKLRDKFEIIGDVRGKGLMIGIEMVKNKDSRQPLPAEEMSQIWEDCKDMGVLIGRGGIYSQTFRVKPPMCITKQDAAFAVEVFHAALMRHLERTAAK, encoded by the exons TCCTATCCCTATGAGCGTATGCTGAAGATCCGCAAACAGAATCTGTCTCCATCACTGGTAACGTACTACAAGAAACCACTGCTGCTGCATCAGGGACATATGCAGTGGCTATTTGATTATGAGGGACGAAGGTACCTTGATCTCTTTGCTGGAATTGTTACTGTCAGTGTTGGTCACTGTCACCC GAAGATAACTGCAGCTGCCCAAAAACAGCTTGGTCATCTGTGGCATACAACCAACATCTACATGCATCCATCAATCCAGGAATACGTGGAGAAACTAACAGCACTTCTCCCTGATCCACTTAAG GTGGTTTACCTGACTAACAGTGGGTCAGAAGCCAATGACTTGGCTATGTTCATGGCAAGGCTTTACACTCGTAACTTTGACCTCATCTGTTTCAG AGGAGGATACCATGGAGGCAGTCCATACGCACTGGGTTTGACGTCCATTGGATCTTATAAGCATGGTGTCGCCAATGGGTTTGGCTGCCAAACA ACAATGTTACCAGATGTTTTTCGTGGTCCATGGGGAGGAAGCTATTGCCGAGATTCTCTGGTGCAAACTATTCGGAAATGCAGCTGTTCTCAAG GATGTTGCGAAGCAAACGACCAGTACGTTGAACAGTTCAAAGACACTCTGAGTACTTGTGTTACAAAGGCAATAGCTGGGTTTATCGCTGAGCCAATTCAA GGTGTTAATGGAGCCGTTCAGTATCCTAAAAGATTTCTAAAGGAAGCTTTTCAGCTAGTGCGTGAAAGAGGAGGCATCTGTATTGCAGATGAA GTCCAGACAGGCTTTGGACGAACTGGCAGCCATTTCTGGGGATTTCAAACACATGGTGTAGTCCCTGACGTTGTTACCATGGCAAAAGGAATTGGTAATGGTTTTCCAATGGCAGCTGTCGTAACCACACCAG agATTGCAAATTCCTTGGCTCAAAACCTTCATTTTAACACATTTGGAGGAAACCCTTTGGCCTGTGTAGTTGGATCTGCAGTTCTTGAT GCTATTGCAGAAGATGGTCTACAAAAGAACAGTGAAGAAGTGGGGACTTACATGCTACTGGAGTTTGCTAAACTGAGAGATAAGTTTGAGATCATTGGAGATGTCCGTGGCAAAGGCCTTATGATTGGGATAGAAATGGTGAAGAATAAG GACAGTCGTCAACCTCTTCCAGCTGAAGAGATGAGTCAGATCTGGGAAGATTGCAAAGACATGGGAGTATTGATTGGCAGGGGTGGAATTTATAGTCAG ACATTTAGAGTTAAacctccaatgtgcattactaaACAAGATGCAGCCTTTGCAGTGGAAGTATTTCATGCTGCATTAATGAGACACTTGGAAAGAACAGCTGCAAAATAG
- the AGXT2 gene encoding alanine--glyoxylate aminotransferase 2, mitochondrial isoform X2, whose translation MQAKMPPCDFSPGKYESYPYERMLKIRKQNLSPSLVTYYKKPLLLHQGHMQWLFDYEGRRYLDLFAGIVTVSVGHCHPKITAAAQKQLGHLWHTTNIYMHPSIQEYVEKLTALLPDPLKVVYLTNSGSEANDLAMFMARLYTRNFDLICFRGGYHGGSPYALGLTSIGSYKHGVANGFGCQTTMLPDVFRGPWGGSYCRDSLVQTIRKCSCSQGCCEANDQYVEQFKDTLSTCVTKAIAGFIAEPIQGVNGAVQYPKRFLKEAFQLVRERGGICIADEVQTGFGRTGSHFWGFQTHGVVPDVVTMAKGIGNGFPMAAVVTTPEIANSLAQNLHFNTFGGNPLACVVGSAVLDAIAEDGLQKNSEEVGTYMLLEFAKLRDKFEIIGDVRGKGLMIGIEMVKNKDSRQPLPAEEMSQIWEDCKDMGVLIGRGGIYSQTFRVKPPMCITKQDAAFAVEVFHAALMRHLERTAAK comes from the exons TCCTATCCCTATGAGCGTATGCTGAAGATCCGCAAACAGAATCTGTCTCCATCACTGGTAACGTACTACAAGAAACCACTGCTGCTGCATCAGGGACATATGCAGTGGCTATTTGATTATGAGGGACGAAGGTACCTTGATCTCTTTGCTGGAATTGTTACTGTCAGTGTTGGTCACTGTCACCC GAAGATAACTGCAGCTGCCCAAAAACAGCTTGGTCATCTGTGGCATACAACCAACATCTACATGCATCCATCAATCCAGGAATACGTGGAGAAACTAACAGCACTTCTCCCTGATCCACTTAAG GTGGTTTACCTGACTAACAGTGGGTCAGAAGCCAATGACTTGGCTATGTTCATGGCAAGGCTTTACACTCGTAACTTTGACCTCATCTGTTTCAG AGGAGGATACCATGGAGGCAGTCCATACGCACTGGGTTTGACGTCCATTGGATCTTATAAGCATGGTGTCGCCAATGGGTTTGGCTGCCAAACA ACAATGTTACCAGATGTTTTTCGTGGTCCATGGGGAGGAAGCTATTGCCGAGATTCTCTGGTGCAAACTATTCGGAAATGCAGCTGTTCTCAAG GATGTTGCGAAGCAAACGACCAGTACGTTGAACAGTTCAAAGACACTCTGAGTACTTGTGTTACAAAGGCAATAGCTGGGTTTATCGCTGAGCCAATTCAA GGTGTTAATGGAGCCGTTCAGTATCCTAAAAGATTTCTAAAGGAAGCTTTTCAGCTAGTGCGTGAAAGAGGAGGCATCTGTATTGCAGATGAA GTCCAGACAGGCTTTGGACGAACTGGCAGCCATTTCTGGGGATTTCAAACACATGGTGTAGTCCCTGACGTTGTTACCATGGCAAAAGGAATTGGTAATGGTTTTCCAATGGCAGCTGTCGTAACCACACCAG agATTGCAAATTCCTTGGCTCAAAACCTTCATTTTAACACATTTGGAGGAAACCCTTTGGCCTGTGTAGTTGGATCTGCAGTTCTTGAT GCTATTGCAGAAGATGGTCTACAAAAGAACAGTGAAGAAGTGGGGACTTACATGCTACTGGAGTTTGCTAAACTGAGAGATAAGTTTGAGATCATTGGAGATGTCCGTGGCAAAGGCCTTATGATTGGGATAGAAATGGTGAAGAATAAG GACAGTCGTCAACCTCTTCCAGCTGAAGAGATGAGTCAGATCTGGGAAGATTGCAAAGACATGGGAGTATTGATTGGCAGGGGTGGAATTTATAGTCAG ACATTTAGAGTTAAacctccaatgtgcattactaaACAAGATGCAGCCTTTGCAGTGGAAGTATTTCATGCTGCATTAATGAGACACTTGGAAAGAACAGCTGCAAAATAG
- the DNAJC21 gene encoding dnaJ homolog subfamily C member 21, producing the protein MKCHYEVLGLARDASDEELKRAYRRLALRWHPDKNLENADEAAEQFKLIQAAYDVLSDPQERAWYDNHREALLKGGVDGEYQDDSLDLLRYFTVNCYSGYGDDEEGFFAVYRQVFENIAKEEMEYISQEDIEEFPTFGYSQSDYDKVVHPFYAYWQSFCTQKNFAWKEEYDTRQASNRWEKRAMEKENKKTRDKARKERSELVRQLVAFIRKRDKRVQAHRKLIEEQNAEKARKAEELRRQQKLKQAKLGEQYKEQSWITMSDLERELQQMEAQYEKEFGDGSDDEEEKEEQEPREEIDDKLSDEAEDAEFYDDLYCPACDKSLKTEKAMKNHEKSKKHREMVALLRQQLEEEEEEFSVSTDDKNGVNTKEDEEMEETPKQKLSKKKKKKHKMMTTYEDATVDATVEQKEADSADREDSITEELENVGQRNTASEKASAAEAVDEVNEPKGEAKSIPKPKGKRAKDTKKSVKVTSELQDKNEDIPIHCITCNCEFQSRNKLFEHLKATGHAKAMQAPAVNGAGNNRSKKEKRKNR; encoded by the exons ATGAAGTGTCACTACGAGGTTCTGGGGCTGGCGCGCGACGCCTCCGACGAGGAGCTGAAGCGGGCGTACCGGAGACTGGCGCTGCGCTGGCACCCAG ACAAAAATCTAGAAAATGCTGATGAAGCAGCAGAACAGTTCAAATTAATCCAAGCGGCATATGATGTACTGAGTGATCCTCAAGAAAGAGCTTG GTATGATAACCACAGGGAAGCTCTGCTGAAAGGAGGGGTTGATGGAGAGTATCAAGATGACAGTTTGGATCTGCTGCGCTACTTCACTGTTAACTGTTACTCTGGATATGGTGATGATGAAGAG GGGTTCTTTGCAGTCTATCGTCaagtttttgaaaatattgcaaAGGAAGAGATGGAATATATATCTCAGGAAGATATTGAAGAATTCCCTACTTTTGGATACTCTCAAAGTGATTATGATAAG GTAGTCCATCCTTTTTATGCTTACTGGCAGAGTTTCTGTACTCAAAAGAACTTTGCTTGGAAAGAGGAGTATGACACACGGCAGGCATCAAACCGTTGGGAGAAACGAGCTATGGAGAAAGAGAACAAGAAAACTAGAGACAAAGCAAGAAAGGAGAGGAGTGAACTGGTTCGTCAGCTAGTGGCTTTTATTCGTAAAAGAGATAAGAGAGTACAGGCACACAGAAAACTCATAGAGGAACAGAATGCAGAAAAAGCTAGAAAAGCAGAGGAGCTCCGGAGACAGCAAAAACTCAAACAAGCTAA GCTTGGTGAGCAATATAAAGAGCAGAGCTGGATAACTATGTCTGATCTAGAGAGAGAATTGCAGCAGATGGAAGCACAGTATGAAAAGGAATTTGGAGATGGATCTGATGATGAAGAGGAAAAAGAGGAACAGGAGCCAAGAGAAGAAATAGATG ATAAACTGAGTGATGAAGCTGAAGATGCTGAATTTTATGATGACTTGTACTGCCCTGCTTGTGACAAATCCTTGAAGACTGAGAAAGC AATGAAGAACCATGAAAAGTCAAAGAAGCACCGAGAGATGGTAGCGCTGTTACGGcaacagctggaggaggaggaggaggaattttcTGTATCTACAGATGACAAAAATGGAGTGAATACCAAAGAAGATGAAGAAATGGAAGAAACACCCAAACAGAA ACTctccaagaagaagaaaaagaaacataaaaTGATGACG ACGTATGAAGACGCTACAGTGGATGCTACAGTTGAACAAAAAGAAGCTGACAGTGCAGACCGGGAGGACAGCATAACAGAAGAATTGGAAAATGTTGGCCAAAGAAATACTGCTTCTGAAAAAGCAAGTGCTGCAGAAGCTGTAGATGAAGTTAATGAACCAAAAGGCGAAGCAAAAAG CATCCCTAAGCCTAAAGGAAAGAGAGCCAAGGatacaaaaaaatctgttaaggTAACTTCAGAGCTTCAAGATAAG AATGAAGATATTCCTATCCACTGTATAACCTGCAATTGTGAATTTCAGTCCCGGAATAAACTGTTTGAACACTTAAAGGCCACAGGCCATGCAAAAGCAATGCAAGCACCAGCTGTAAATGGTGCCGGGAACAacagaagcaaaaaagaaaaacgtAAAAACAGATAG